One window of Nymphaea colorata isolate Beijing-Zhang1983 chromosome 1, ASM883128v2, whole genome shotgun sequence genomic DNA carries:
- the LOC116264175 gene encoding sulfate transporter 3.1-like isoform X2 has product MGNVGHMDLTHRVSVPPPEPFFQAMKASVKEMFFPDDPFRRFKGQSARRRAVLAFQYVFPIMEWAPTYTKEFLKSDLIAGITIASLAIPQGISYAKLTNLPPIYGLYSSFVPPLIYAIMGSSRDVAIGTVAVASLLMASMLGKEVSAAAQPGLYIHLAFTSTFFAGVFMAALGFLRLGFIVDFLSHATIVGFMAGAATVVSLQQLKGMLGLQHFTNETDLLDVLRSVFSQSHNWRWQSAVFGCFILIFLLLSRHIIGSLKRGVNPPSVSELTFSTQYLGLTVKTGIMTGIVALAEGMAVGRSFAMFKNYQIDGNKEMIAFGMMNIVGSCTSCYITTAPFSRSAVNFNAGCKTATSNIVMATAVMVTLLLLTPLFYYTPLVVLSAIITAAMLGLIDYKAAIHLWKVDKADFIVCIVAFLGVVLRSVEVGLIIAVAISVLRLVLFIARPRTSVLGKITDSVGIYRSVSQYPTATRIPGILVLQIDSPMYFANAGYLRERILRWMDEEEDRLKASEEDTLQYVILDMTAVGGIDTSGISLLQETRRNMERRGLKLALANPGTDVMVKLVKSEFVDSLGQEWIFLTVEEAVDACKFMFHTYKSDIPNLTTMDIIDAQANV; this is encoded by the exons ATGGGCAATGTCGGGCACATGGATTTAACGCACCGGGTGTCGGTCCCGCCGCCGGAGCCTTTCTTTCAGGCGATGAAAGCGTCGGTAAAGGAAATGTTCTTCCCCGACGACCCGTTTCGCCGGTTCAAGGGGCAGTCGGCCCGCCGCAGGGCCGTTCTGGCGTTCCAGTATGTCTTCCCCATAATGGAATGGGCCCCGACGTACACGAAGGAGTTTCTGAAGTCGGACCTGATCGCCGGAATAACCATCGCCAGCCTCGCCATTCCGCAGGGCATTAGCTACGCCAAGCTCACCAACCTTCCTCCCATCTACGGCCTCT ACTCGAGCTTCGTGCCGCCGTTGATCTATGCGATAATGGGTAGCTCGAGGGACGTGGCAATAGGTACGGTGGCGGTGGCGTCGTTGCTGATGGCATCGATGCTGGGGAAGGAGGTGTCGGCAGCGGCGCAGCCGGGTCTATACATCCACCTGGCCTTCACGTCCACTTTCTTCGCCGGAGTGTTCATGGCCGCCCTTGGATTTCTCAG GTTGGGGTTTATAGTGGATTTCTTGTCGCATGCAACGATCGTGGGATTCATGGCGGGGGCCGCTACCGTAGTCTCCCTGCAGCAGCTGAAGGGCATGCTGGGGCTGCAACACTTTACCAACGAGACCGATCTCCTCGACGTCCTGCGCTCAGTCTTCTCCCAGTCTCACAat TGGAGATGGCAGAGCGCGGTCTTTGGCTGTTTCatcctcatcttcctcctcctcagTCGCCACATA ATTGGGAGCCTCAAGAGAGGAGTGAACCCACCATCGGTTAGTGAGCTAACGTTCTCGACCCAGTACTTGGGTCTCACCGTTAAGACCGGGATCATGACAGGCATCGTTGCTCTAGCC GAGGGGATGGCGGTTGGAAGAAGCTTTGCCATGTTTAAGAACTATCAGATTGATGGAAACAAAGAAATGATAGCTTTCGGGATGATGAACATTGTTGGGTCATGCACATCCTGCTATATAACCACAG CACCATTTTCACGATCGGCGGTGAACTTCAACGCCGGCTGTAAGACTGCAACTTCCAACATTGTGATGGCAACTGCTGTTATGGTCACGCTGCTCTTGCTGACTCCATTGTTCTACTACACCCCCCTTGTTGTCCTCTCCGCCATCATCACTGCTGCAATGCTTGGCCTCATTGATTACAAGGCTGCCATCCATCTCTGGAAGGTTGACAAAGCCGATTTCATCGTTTGCATCGTCGCCTTTCTTGGTGTTGTCCTTCGGAGCGTAGAGGTTGGCCTTATCATTGCG GTTGCTATATCTGTGCTTAGACTTGTTCTTTTCATTGCAAGACCCCGAACTTCAGTTCTCGGGAAAATCACAGATTCTGTAGGGATCTACAGAAGTGTCAGCCAATACCCGACTGCCACTCGCATTCCCGGCattcttgttcttcaaattgaTTCACCAATGTACTTTGCAAATGCAGGCTATCTGAGAGAAAG GATCTTAAGGTGGATGGATGAGGAAGAGGATAGGCTTAAAGCTTCTGAGGAGGACACTCTCCAATATGTGATCCTTGACATGACTG CGGTGGGAGGCATTGATACCAGTGGGATAAGCTTGCTACAAGAGACCAGAAGGAACATGGAAAGGAGGGGACTGAAG CTTGCATTAGCAAACCCCGGAACAGATGTAATGGTGAAATTGGTGAAGTCTGAATTTGTCGATTCCCTTGGCCAAGAGTGGATATTTCTCACAGTGGAAGAAGCGGTCGATGCTTGCAAGTTTATGTTCCACACTTACAAATCAGACATCCCCAACTTAACCACCATGGACATAATTGATGCTCAAGCCAACGTTTAA
- the LOC116264175 gene encoding sulfate transporter 3.1-like isoform X1 — protein sequence MGNVGHMDLTHRVSVPPPEPFFQAMKASVKEMFFPDDPFRRFKGQSARRRAVLAFQYVFPIMEWAPTYTKEFLKSDLIAGITIASLAIPQGISYAKLTNLPPIYGLYSSFVPPLIYAIMGSSRDVAIGTVAVASLLMASMLGKEVSAAAQPGLYIHLAFTSTFFAGVFMAALGFLRLGFIVDFLSHATIVGFMAGAATVVSLQQLKGMLGLQHFTNETDLLDVLRSVFSQSHNWRWQSAVFGCFILIFLLLSRHISKKRPRFFWISAMAPLISVILGTLLSYLTHSDKHGIQVIGSLKRGVNPPSVSELTFSTQYLGLTVKTGIMTGIVALAEGMAVGRSFAMFKNYQIDGNKEMIAFGMMNIVGSCTSCYITTAPFSRSAVNFNAGCKTATSNIVMATAVMVTLLLLTPLFYYTPLVVLSAIITAAMLGLIDYKAAIHLWKVDKADFIVCIVAFLGVVLRSVEVGLIIAVAISVLRLVLFIARPRTSVLGKITDSVGIYRSVSQYPTATRIPGILVLQIDSPMYFANAGYLRERILRWMDEEEDRLKASEEDTLQYVILDMTAVGGIDTSGISLLQETRRNMERRGLKLALANPGTDVMVKLVKSEFVDSLGQEWIFLTVEEAVDACKFMFHTYKSDIPNLTTMDIIDAQANV from the exons ATGGGCAATGTCGGGCACATGGATTTAACGCACCGGGTGTCGGTCCCGCCGCCGGAGCCTTTCTTTCAGGCGATGAAAGCGTCGGTAAAGGAAATGTTCTTCCCCGACGACCCGTTTCGCCGGTTCAAGGGGCAGTCGGCCCGCCGCAGGGCCGTTCTGGCGTTCCAGTATGTCTTCCCCATAATGGAATGGGCCCCGACGTACACGAAGGAGTTTCTGAAGTCGGACCTGATCGCCGGAATAACCATCGCCAGCCTCGCCATTCCGCAGGGCATTAGCTACGCCAAGCTCACCAACCTTCCTCCCATCTACGGCCTCT ACTCGAGCTTCGTGCCGCCGTTGATCTATGCGATAATGGGTAGCTCGAGGGACGTGGCAATAGGTACGGTGGCGGTGGCGTCGTTGCTGATGGCATCGATGCTGGGGAAGGAGGTGTCGGCAGCGGCGCAGCCGGGTCTATACATCCACCTGGCCTTCACGTCCACTTTCTTCGCCGGAGTGTTCATGGCCGCCCTTGGATTTCTCAG GTTGGGGTTTATAGTGGATTTCTTGTCGCATGCAACGATCGTGGGATTCATGGCGGGGGCCGCTACCGTAGTCTCCCTGCAGCAGCTGAAGGGCATGCTGGGGCTGCAACACTTTACCAACGAGACCGATCTCCTCGACGTCCTGCGCTCAGTCTTCTCCCAGTCTCACAat TGGAGATGGCAGAGCGCGGTCTTTGGCTGTTTCatcctcatcttcctcctcctcagTCGCCACATA AGCAAGAAAAGGCCGAGATTTTTCTGGATATCAGCCATGGCTCCACTCATCTCAGTCATACTTGGAACCCTCCTTTCCTACCTTACCCACTCCGACAAACACGGCATCCAGGTG ATTGGGAGCCTCAAGAGAGGAGTGAACCCACCATCGGTTAGTGAGCTAACGTTCTCGACCCAGTACTTGGGTCTCACCGTTAAGACCGGGATCATGACAGGCATCGTTGCTCTAGCC GAGGGGATGGCGGTTGGAAGAAGCTTTGCCATGTTTAAGAACTATCAGATTGATGGAAACAAAGAAATGATAGCTTTCGGGATGATGAACATTGTTGGGTCATGCACATCCTGCTATATAACCACAG CACCATTTTCACGATCGGCGGTGAACTTCAACGCCGGCTGTAAGACTGCAACTTCCAACATTGTGATGGCAACTGCTGTTATGGTCACGCTGCTCTTGCTGACTCCATTGTTCTACTACACCCCCCTTGTTGTCCTCTCCGCCATCATCACTGCTGCAATGCTTGGCCTCATTGATTACAAGGCTGCCATCCATCTCTGGAAGGTTGACAAAGCCGATTTCATCGTTTGCATCGTCGCCTTTCTTGGTGTTGTCCTTCGGAGCGTAGAGGTTGGCCTTATCATTGCG GTTGCTATATCTGTGCTTAGACTTGTTCTTTTCATTGCAAGACCCCGAACTTCAGTTCTCGGGAAAATCACAGATTCTGTAGGGATCTACAGAAGTGTCAGCCAATACCCGACTGCCACTCGCATTCCCGGCattcttgttcttcaaattgaTTCACCAATGTACTTTGCAAATGCAGGCTATCTGAGAGAAAG GATCTTAAGGTGGATGGATGAGGAAGAGGATAGGCTTAAAGCTTCTGAGGAGGACACTCTCCAATATGTGATCCTTGACATGACTG CGGTGGGAGGCATTGATACCAGTGGGATAAGCTTGCTACAAGAGACCAGAAGGAACATGGAAAGGAGGGGACTGAAG CTTGCATTAGCAAACCCCGGAACAGATGTAATGGTGAAATTGGTGAAGTCTGAATTTGTCGATTCCCTTGGCCAAGAGTGGATATTTCTCACAGTGGAAGAAGCGGTCGATGCTTGCAAGTTTATGTTCCACACTTACAAATCAGACATCCCCAACTTAACCACCATGGACATAATTGATGCTCAAGCCAACGTTTAA
- the LOC116245805 gene encoding sulfate transporter 3.1-like, whose translation MDNADGTECACRVSVPPPEPFFEAMKALLKETFFPDDPLRRFKGQSAGRRAVLALQYVFPILEWAPTYTKEFLRSDLIAGITIASLAIPQGISYAKLANIPPIYGLYSSVVPPLIYSLMGSSRDVAIGTVAVASLLTASMLGKEVSAATQPGLYMRLAFRSTFFAGVFMAALGFLRLGFMVDFLSHATIVGFMAGAATVVSLQQLKDLLGLERFTDETDLLDVLRSVFSQIHLWRWQSAVFGCSFLVFLLLIRYISKKKPRLFWMSAMAPLTSVILGTLLSYLTHADEHGIQVIGTLQKGVNPPSISELTFSSQYLGLTVKTGIVIGIVALAEGIAIGRTFAMFKNYQIDGNKEMIAFGTMNIVGSCTSCYITTAPISRSAVNFNAGCKTAASNIVMATVIMVTLLLLTPLFYYTPLVVLSAIITTAMIGLIDYESFIHLWKVDKADFVVCVVAFLGVVFWNVEIGLIIAVALSVVRLILFIARPRTSVLGSIADSEIYRSLIQYPTATRIPGILVLQIDSPVYFANASYLRERILRWIDEEEDRLKASGEDILYYVILDMTAVGDIDTSGISLLQETKKNMERRGLKLALANPGKDVMVKLVNSTFVDSLGQEWFFLTVEEAVAACNFMLCKTCKPPEITKSSTIDIDDAHSNV comes from the exons ATGGACAATGCTGACGGAACGGAGTGCGCATGTCGGGTGTCGGTGCCACCGCCGGAGCCTTTCTTCGAAGCGATGAAAGCGTTGTTAAAGGAAACGTTCTTCCCCGACGACCCCCTACGCCGGTTTAAGGGGCAGTCGGCCGGCCGCAGAGCCGTTCTGGCGCTCCAGTATGTCTTCCCCATATTGGAGTGGGCGCCGACGTACACGAAGGAGTTTCTGAGGTCGGACCTGATCGCCGGAATCACCATCGCCAGTCTCGCCATTCCGCAGGGCATCAGCTACGCCAAGCTCGCCAACATACCTCCCATCTACGGCCTCT ACTCGAGCGTCGTGCCGCCGTTGATATATAGCTTAATGGGTAGCTCGAGGGACGTGGCAATAGGTACGGTGGCGGTGGCGTCGTTGCTGACGGCGTCGATGCTGGGGAAAGAGGTCTCGGCAGCGACGCAGCCGGGTCTCTACATGCGCCTGGCCTTCAGGTCTACCTTCTTCGCCGGAGTGTTCATGGCCGCCCTTGGATTTCTCAG GCTGGGGTTCATGGTGGATTTCCTGTCGCATGCGACGATCGTGGGGTTCATGGCGGGGGCGGCGACTGTAGTCTCCCTGCAGCAGCTGAAGGACTTGCTGGGGCTGGAACGCTTCACCGACGAGACCGACCTCCTCGACGTCCTGCGTTCAGTCTTCTCCCAGATTCACCTG TGGAGATGGCAGAGCGCGGTCTTTGGCTGTTCCTTCCTagtcttcctcctcctcatccgctACATA agcaagaaaaagCCGAGACTGTTCTGGATGTCAGCCATGGCTCCACTGACCTCAGTCATACTTGGAACCCTTCTTTCCTACCTCACCCACGCCGACGAACACGGTATCCAAGTG ATTGGGACCCTCCAGAAAGGAGTGAATCCACCATCCATTAGCGAGCTAACGTTCTCGTCTCAGTACTTGGGCCTCACCGTTAAGACCGGGATCGTGATCGGCATCGTTGCCCTTGCC GAGGGGATTGCAATTGGGAGAACCTTTGCGATGTTTAAGAACTATCAGATTGACGGAAACAAGGAAATGATAGCTTTTGGGACGATGAACATTGTTGGGTCATGTACTTCCTGTTATATAACCACAG CACCAATCTCGCGCTCGGCGGTGAACTTCAACGCTGGTTGTAAGACTGCAGCTTCCAACATTGTGATGGCCACTGTTATTATGGTAACGCTGCTTTTGCTGACACCCTTGTTCTACTATACCCCCCTTGTTGTGCTCTCCGCCATCATCACTACTGCAATGATTGGCCTCATCGATTATGAGTCATTCATCCATCTCTGGAAGGTTGATAAAGCCGATTTCGTTGTCTGCGTAGTTGCCTTCCTTGGGGTTGTCTTTTGGAATGTAGAGATTGGCCTCATCATTGCG GTTGCTCTGTCTGTGGTGAGACTTATTCTCTTCATTGCAAGGCCTCGAACTTCAGTTCTTGGCAGTATCGCCGACTCTGAAATCTACCGAAGTCTCATCCAGTACCCAACTGCCACACGCATTCCTGGCATTCTTGTCCTTCAAATTGATTCACCAGTGTACTTTGCAAATGCAAGCTATCTGAGGGAAAG AATCTTAAGGTGGATTGATGAGGAAGAGGATAGGCTTAAAGCTTCTGGAGAGGACATCCTCTATTATGTGATCCTTGACATGACTG CGGTGGGAGACATCGATACTAGTGGGATAAGCTTGCTACAGGAGACCAAAAAGAACATGGAAAGGAGGGGACTGAAG CTTGCATTAGCAAACCCTGGAAAAGATGTAATGGTGAAATTGGTGAATTCCACATTCGTCGATTCACTAGGCCAAGAATGGTTTTTTCTTACTGTGGAAGAAGCAGTAGCCGCTTGCAATTTTATGCTCTGCAAAACTTGTAAACCTCCAGAAATCACCAAATCAAGCACCATTGACATAGATGATGCTCATTCCAACGTCTAA
- the LOC116267430 gene encoding leucine-rich repeat extensin-like protein 3 — MAFHHLLPFFLVLLALPLASRATFPNSRLHNAYIALHSWKKVIFSDPNNVTGNWVGHDVCKYTGVFCAPAIDDNCTTVVAGIDLNHKDIAGELPESLGRLTDLALFHINSNRFCGRIPKCFKHLHLLFELDLSNNRFVGKFPNALLSLHNLRYLDIRFNEFEGRLPSKLFNMNLDALFLNNNRFLTTLPENIGNLSVSVVVLANNNIKGCLPNFLGRLSSTVQELLLLNNNLSSCIPEEIGRLKNLRVLDLGSNKLVGPLPESIGYLTNLEQLNVAHNRLTGEIPASICELPKLKNFTYSYNYFCDEPACCLKLPWRNVRSDDRQNCIPYQSEQRAVAECEAFLSHPVDCQSVSCRRKPPPPPSSPPPPPPPPPPPPPLIWPSPPPPSPHYELPYP, encoded by the coding sequence ATGGCATTCCACCATCTTCTACCTTTCTTCCTTGTCCTCTTGGCCCTCCCACTAGCTTCCAGGGCCACCTTCCCCAACTCTCGTCTGCACAATGCCTACATTGCGCTGCATTCATGGAAGAAAGTCATCTTCTCCGACCCGAACAACGTCACCGGAAACTGGGTCGGCCACGACGTTTGCAAATACACCGGCGTCTTCTGCGCCCCGGCCATCGATGACAACTGCACCACGGTGGTGGCCGGCATTGACCTCAACCACAAGGACATCGCCGGCGAGTTGCCGGAGTCACTAGGCCGACTTACCGATCTGGCTCTCTTCCACATCAACTCCAATCGGTTCTGCGGCAGGATCCCCAAGTGCTTCAAGCACCTACACCTCCTATTCGAGCTCGACCTGAGCAACAACCGGTTCGTCGGAAAGTTCCCAAACGCACTCCTGTCTCTCCACAACCTCAGGTACCTCGACATCCGGTTCAACGAGTTCGAGGGGCGACTCCCCTCGAAGCTCTTTAACATGAACTTGGACGCGTTGTTCTTGAACAATAACAGGTTCTTGACGACGCTGCCGGAAAATATAGGGAACCTGTCGGTCTCCGTGGTGGTGCTCGCTAACAATAACATAAAGGGTTGCCTGCCAAACTTCTTAGGGAGGCTGAGCTCCACCGTGCAGGAGCTCCTGCTGCTTAATAACAACCTGAGTTCTTGCATCCCGGAGGAGATAGGTCGCCTGAAGAACCTAAGGGTTTTGGATTTAGGGTCCAATAAGCTCGTGGGACCTTTACCGGAGAGCATAGGGTATTTAACGAACCTGGAGCAGCTGAACGTGGCTCACAACAGGCTCACCGGGGAGATTCCGGCGAGCATCTGTGAGCTGCCGAAGCTCAAGAATTTCACCTACTCTTACAATTACTTCTGCGATGAACCCGCCTGCTGCTTGAAACTACCCTGGAGGAACGTCAGATCCGACGACCGACAGAACTGCATCCCCTATCAGTCGGAACAGAGGGCAGTGGCGGAGTGCGAGGCGTTCCTCAGTCACCCAGTTGACTGCCAGTCTGTAAGCTGCCGCCGGAAACCGCCACCTCCACcatcttctcctcctccacctcctcctccgccaccaccaccgccgccgctgatATGGccatctcctcctccaccaTCCCCACACTATGAATTACCATACCCCTGA